In Thunnus maccoyii chromosome 3, fThuMac1.1, whole genome shotgun sequence, the following proteins share a genomic window:
- the LOC121892072 gene encoding H-2 class II histocompatibility antigen, I-E beta chain-like has translation MASSFLSFSLLFITVYTADGFLEATVLRCEFNSTELKDIRYIQSLYFNKVEYARFDSSLGKYVGYTESGMRWADYWNNDAAQLARVNADRAAYCQYTTGIFYQRILSKSVEPYVWLHSEGSSTGNHPSMLVCSVYDFFPKQIRVTWLRDGQEVTSDVTSTDEMADSDWYYQIHSHLEYTPRSGEKISCMVEHASLQEPLVTDWDPSLPESERNKIAIGASGLILGLILSLAGFIYYKRKSQGRILVPSN, from the exons ATGGCTTCATCCTTTCTGagcttctccctcctcttcatcactgtcTACACAGCAG ATGGATTTTTGGAAGCCACAGTGCTCCGCTGTGAGTTTAACTCCACTGAGCTGAAGGACATCCGGTACATCCAGTCTCTGTATTTTAATAAAGTGGAGTACGCCAGGTTTGACAGCAGTCTGGGGAAGTATGTTGGATACACTGAGTCTGGTATGAGGTGGGCAGACTACTGGAACAACGATGCTGCACAGCTGGCTAGAGTGAATGCTGACAGGGCAGCGTACTGCCAATACACCACTGGGATTTTCTACCAGCGTATTCTGTCTAAGTCAG TTGAGCCTTACGTCTGGCTGCACTCTGAGGGTTCCTCTACTGGTAACCATCCCTCCATGTTGGTCTGCAGCGTCTACGACTTCTTCCCCAAACAGATCAGAGTCACATGGCTCAGAGACGGACAGGAAGTCACCTCTGATGTCACTTCCACCGATGAGATGGCAGATTCTGATTGGTACTACCAGATCCACTCCCACCTGGAGTACACGCCCAG gTCTGGAGAGAAGATCTCCTGCATGGTGGAACACGCCAGCCTGCAAGAACCTCTGGTTACTGACTGGG atCCGTCCCTGCCTGAGTCAGAGAGAAACAAGATCGCCATCGGAGCGTCAGGACTGATCCTGGGTCTGATCTTATCTCTGGCTGGATTCATCTACTACAAGAGGAAGTCCCAAG GACGGATTCTGGTCCCCTCTAACTGA